GGGATGAAGACGTGCACCAGGCCGATCAGCACCCCGAGGTCGTTGTACATGAGCGCGAGCGGCCGCAGGCCGAGCGCCTGCAGCGCCTGGTTGATCAGGCCCGTGTCCTGCAGCAGGATCATCCAGCCGTAGGTCCGGATCAGCACGCCGACGAGAAGCGGCGAGATCACGAGCGCCATCAGCAGGCCCTTCCGCCGCTGCGGGGCACGCGCCAGGTGGTAGGCGAGCGGATACGACACGAGGAGTGCCAGGGCGGTGGTCAGCCCGCCGATCTGGAGCGTGTGCAGGATCACGCCCCACGTGAACGCGTCGCCGACGACCCGCGCGTAGTTGCCGAGCGTGAAGACGCGGAGGTAGGCTGCGGTGGGAC
The sequence above is drawn from the bacterium genome and encodes:
- a CDS encoding ABC transporter permease; the encoded protein is MTVAARREINARPLQAAAAGRHLLVAPAAVLLLGFFVLPYLNLLVISTMTPSPTAAYLRVFTLGNYARVVGDAFTWGVILHTLQIGGLTTALALLVSYPLAYHLARAPQRRKGLLMALVISPLLVGVLIRTYGWMILLQDTGLINQALQALGLRPLALMYNDLGVLIGLVHVFIP